One genomic region from Bacillus sp. SLBN-46 encodes:
- a CDS encoding prepilin-type N-terminal cleavage/methylation domain-containing protein: protein MLTKQQGLTLIELLVTLAILSFIGIIIWSVFIQGYKFSQKSISKNTMQQETNLLITNLKKIHQTSKEYNIITGTCTITVNATKSDNSTQTYVFDQPSLCFSLDRTGLVQPDIEDVKLTITISEKNDSENKLEIETILYRLKDGGI from the coding sequence TTGCTCACAAAACAACAAGGTTTAACACTAATCGAACTTTTAGTAACCTTAGCCATTCTCTCCTTTATTGGGATTATTATTTGGAGTGTCTTTATTCAAGGATATAAATTTTCGCAAAAATCTATATCTAAAAATACGATGCAACAAGAAACAAATCTTCTAATAACAAACCTAAAGAAAATACACCAAACTTCTAAAGAATATAACATTATTACTGGAACTTGCACAATTACAGTTAATGCTACTAAATCTGATAATTCTACCCAAACCTATGTATTTGATCAACCTAGCCTTTGCTTTTCATTGGATCGAACAGGGCTTGTTCAACCTGACATTGAGGATGTTAAATTAACAATTACTATTTCTGAAAAGAATGATTCTGAAAATAAATTAGAGATAGAAACGATTCTCTATCGGCTAAAGGATGGTGGAATATAA
- a CDS encoding folylpolyglutamate synthase/dihydrofolate synthase family protein has translation MFTSYKEALDWIHARLRLGIKPGLKRMEWMMDKLGSPEKKIQTIHVGGTNGKGSTVTYLRNILQAVGFKVGTFTSPYIEQFNERISVNGKPITDEELLHLANIIRPLADELEETELGGPTEFEVITAMSFYYFAEMGKVDVVVYEVGLGGRFDSTNILHPLASIITNIGLDHTNILGNSYEEIAFEKAGIIKEHTPIFTAVKQPGALKVIENQAEKMKAPIYRLNQEFSISEHQSLTKGEKFTLTTPSQAFIDFEIRMIGQHQTENAALAVCAALYLNQEGSFPISDQAIREGLKKAYWPGRFEILSEKPLVIIDGAHNEEGITALVQELSTRYKERHIHIVFAALKDKKLDEMIAKLDQVSNQLSFVSFDFPRAAAAEELLKISHSTNKVAVTNWESYLLEEIQALDSSSMLVITGSLYFISEIKPHLCKYLKNMTISL, from the coding sequence ATGTTTACTTCATATAAAGAAGCCCTAGACTGGATCCACGCCAGATTACGGCTTGGGATTAAGCCTGGTTTGAAACGAATGGAATGGATGATGGACAAGCTGGGTTCCCCTGAAAAGAAGATCCAAACGATCCATGTGGGAGGGACAAACGGAAAAGGCTCGACCGTCACCTACCTTCGTAATATTTTACAAGCAGTGGGATTTAAGGTGGGTACCTTTACCTCACCATATATCGAGCAATTTAATGAGCGTATTAGTGTGAATGGAAAACCGATTACGGATGAAGAGCTTTTACACCTGGCCAATATCATTCGACCATTAGCAGATGAATTGGAAGAAACAGAGCTTGGGGGACCGACTGAGTTTGAAGTGATCACTGCTATGTCGTTTTATTATTTTGCAGAAATGGGCAAGGTGGACGTGGTTGTTTATGAAGTGGGATTAGGAGGACGATTTGACTCCACCAACATTCTTCATCCACTAGCTTCTATTATTACAAATATCGGATTGGACCACACGAACATTCTCGGAAACTCGTATGAGGAAATCGCTTTTGAAAAAGCAGGAATCATCAAGGAGCATACTCCGATTTTTACGGCGGTTAAACAACCAGGAGCTCTTAAAGTAATAGAGAATCAGGCAGAAAAAATGAAGGCACCGATTTATCGACTGAACCAGGAATTTTCTATTTCTGAGCACCAATCATTGACTAAAGGTGAAAAGTTTACTTTAACTACACCCTCACAAGCCTTCATTGATTTCGAAATCAGGATGATCGGTCAGCATCAAACAGAAAATGCAGCGCTTGCAGTCTGTGCAGCACTATACTTAAATCAAGAGGGTTCGTTTCCTATCAGTGACCAAGCCATTAGAGAAGGCTTGAAAAAGGCATACTGGCCTGGCAGATTTGAAATCTTATCTGAAAAGCCATTAGTCATCATCGATGGGGCTCACAATGAGGAAGGGATTACAGCCCTTGTGCAAGAATTATCAACAAGATATAAAGAACGACACATCCATATTGTGTTTGCTGCATTAAAGGATAAGAAGTTGGATGAAATGATTGCAAAGCTGGATCAGGTATCGAATCAACTCTCATTTGTCAGCTTTGACTTTCCGAGAGCAGCAGCAGCGGAAGAATTACTAAAAATCAGTCATTCTACCAATAAAGTGGCGGTCACTAACTGGGAATCCTATCTTTTAGAGGAGATTCAGGCTCTAGATTCATCTAGTATGCTTGTTATTACTGGTTCTCTCTATTTTATCTCTGAGATAAAACCACATTTATGTAAATATTTGAAAAATATGACGATTTCTTTATGA
- a CDS encoding valine--tRNA ligase: METKELTMPTKYDPQSIEKGRYDWWLQGKYFEAKDDEGKQPYTVVIPPPNVTGKLHLGHAWDTTLQDIVTRMKRMQGYDVLWLPGMDHAGIATQAKVEEKLRSEGKSRYDLGREKFVEETWKWKDEYASHIRQQWSKLGLGLDYSRERFTLDEGLSDAVREVFVTLYNKGLIYRGEYIINWDPSTKTALSDIEVIYKDVQGAFYHLRYPLADGTGSIEVATTRPETMLGDTAVAVHPEDERYKHLIGKTVILPIVGREIPIVADDYVDMEFGSGAVKITPAHDPNDFELGNRHNLERILVMNEDGSMNDKAGKYKGLDRFECRKQIVKDLQEQGVLFKIEEHLHSVGHSERSGAVVEPYLSTQWFVKMQPLADEAIALQNKENKVNFVPDRFEKTYLRWMENIRDWCISRQLWWGHRIPAWYHKETGEVFVGHEAPADAENWEQDKDVLDTWFSSALWPFSTMGWPNKEAADFKRYFPTDVLVTGYDIIFFWVSRMIFQSIEFTGERPFKDVLIHGLVRDEQGRKMSKSLGNGVDPMDVIDQYGADSLRYFLSTGSSPGQDLRYSTEKVEATWNFANKIWNASRFALMNMDGMTYEEIDFSGEKSVADKWILTRLNETIDHVTKLSDRYEFGEVGRALYNFIWDDFCDWYIEMAKLPLYGEDEAAKKTTRSILAYVLDQTMRLLHPFMPFITEEIWQNLPHAGESITTAAWPEVKPELSDDKAAQDMKLLMEMIRAVRNIRAEVNTPMSKKIKMLVKAKDESILKAIETNRSYIERFCNPEELQMGIDIESPEKAMTAVITGLEIILPLEGLINIDEEIARLEKEYEKLNKEVERVQKKLSNEGFMKKAPESVVAEERAKENDYLEKRNIVEARIKELRG, from the coding sequence ATGGAAACAAAAGAATTAACGATGCCAACGAAATACGACCCGCAATCGATTGAAAAAGGTCGTTATGACTGGTGGCTACAAGGGAAGTATTTTGAAGCAAAGGATGACGAGGGGAAACAGCCTTATACTGTTGTTATTCCACCGCCAAACGTTACAGGTAAGCTTCATTTAGGTCATGCATGGGATACAACCCTTCAAGATATCGTTACACGTATGAAACGGATGCAAGGCTATGACGTGCTTTGGCTTCCTGGTATGGACCATGCGGGTATTGCCACACAGGCGAAGGTAGAAGAGAAGCTTCGTAGTGAAGGCAAAAGCCGTTACGATTTGGGCCGTGAAAAGTTCGTTGAAGAAACTTGGAAGTGGAAGGATGAATATGCTTCCCACATCCGTCAACAATGGTCAAAGCTAGGTTTAGGCTTAGATTACAGCCGTGAGCGTTTCACTTTGGATGAAGGGTTATCAGATGCCGTTCGTGAAGTATTCGTTACTCTATACAATAAAGGTCTGATTTACCGTGGCGAATATATTATTAACTGGGATCCTTCTACGAAAACAGCCTTATCTGACATTGAAGTAATCTATAAAGATGTTCAGGGGGCGTTTTACCATCTGAGATATCCTTTAGCAGATGGCACTGGATCCATCGAGGTTGCGACAACTCGTCCAGAAACGATGCTCGGTGATACAGCTGTTGCGGTTCATCCTGAAGATGAGCGCTACAAGCATTTAATTGGAAAAACCGTTATTCTGCCAATCGTTGGCCGTGAAATTCCAATCGTAGCAGATGATTATGTAGATATGGAGTTCGGTTCTGGTGCGGTTAAAATTACCCCTGCACACGATCCGAACGACTTTGAACTTGGCAACCGCCATAACTTAGAGCGTATTCTCGTTATGAATGAAGATGGCTCGATGAATGACAAAGCAGGAAAATATAAAGGTTTGGATCGCTTCGAATGCCGAAAACAAATTGTAAAGGACCTTCAAGAGCAAGGTGTTCTTTTCAAAATTGAAGAGCATCTTCATTCCGTTGGGCATTCTGAGCGTAGTGGTGCAGTTGTTGAACCTTACCTATCTACTCAATGGTTCGTTAAGATGCAGCCACTAGCAGATGAAGCGATTGCCCTTCAAAATAAAGAAAACAAAGTCAACTTTGTTCCTGACCGCTTTGAAAAAACCTACTTGCGCTGGATGGAAAATATTCGTGATTGGTGTATTTCACGTCAGCTTTGGTGGGGACACCGGATTCCTGCATGGTACCACAAAGAAACAGGTGAAGTATTTGTAGGTCACGAAGCACCAGCAGACGCTGAAAACTGGGAGCAGGACAAAGACGTACTAGATACGTGGTTCAGCTCAGCATTATGGCCATTCTCAACCATGGGCTGGCCGAACAAGGAAGCAGCAGATTTTAAACGTTACTTCCCAACAGACGTTTTGGTAACAGGCTACGATATTATTTTCTTCTGGGTATCCAGAATGATTTTCCAAAGCATCGAATTTACAGGTGAACGTCCATTTAAAGATGTTCTGATCCATGGTCTTGTTCGTGATGAACAGGGACGTAAAATGAGTAAATCACTTGGTAACGGTGTGGACCCGATGGATGTCATCGATCAATATGGGGCCGACTCCTTACGATACTTCTTATCGACCGGATCGTCTCCAGGTCAGGATTTACGCTACAGCACGGAAAAGGTTGAAGCAACCTGGAACTTTGCTAATAAAATTTGGAATGCTTCACGCTTTGCCTTAATGAATATGGACGGCATGACTTACGAAGAAATTGATTTCAGTGGTGAAAAATCCGTTGCGGATAAATGGATTTTAACAAGACTAAATGAAACGATTGACCATGTTACCAAGCTTTCAGACCGCTATGAATTCGGTGAAGTAGGCCGTGCATTATACAACTTCATTTGGGATGACTTCTGTGATTGGTACATTGAAATGGCGAAGCTTCCATTATATGGTGAAGATGAAGCAGCAAAGAAAACGACTCGTTCCATCCTTGCTTATGTATTAGATCAAACCATGCGTCTATTACATCCGTTTATGCCATTCATTACCGAGGAAATTTGGCAGAACCTCCCACATGCTGGTGAATCTATTACGACAGCTGCATGGCCAGAGGTGAAACCAGAGCTTTCCGATGACAAGGCAGCTCAGGATATGAAGCTACTTATGGAAATGATTCGCGCGGTACGTAACATTCGTGCGGAAGTGAATACGCCAATGAGTAAGAAAATTAAAATGCTGGTTAAAGCGAAGGACGAATCAATCCTGAAGGCCATCGAAACAAACCGAAGCTATATTGAGCGCTTCTGTAATCCAGAGGAATTACAAATGGGCATCGATATTGAATCACCTGAAAAAGCAATGACGGCGGTTATTACAGGCTTGGAAATCATTCTTCCGCTTGAAGGCTTAATTAACATTGACGAAGAAATTGCTCGTCTTGAGAAGGAATACGAAAAATTAAATAAAGAAGTTGAGCGCGTTCAAAAGAAATTAAGCAATGAAGGATTCATGAAGAAAGCACCTGAAAGTGTTGTTGCTGAAGAGCGTGCAAAGGAAAATGACTATCTTGAAAAAAGAAACATCGTGGAAGCACGCATTAAAGAATTAAGAGGGTAA
- the ysxE gene encoding spore coat protein YsxE: MNESNRIQMLAPVLQNYYIEPHFVEDYGTVQKIYSNKGTFALKKINPSIGTDFIRHVHLLYQKGFNRIVPIYPTMDGRYAVLHENDLYYLMPWMPNDLKDNREQTNLQLFRELARLHTLSAKEITVNKEERTEHYEKTIQEMEKQQEFLDGFIDQCEKKTYMSPFELLYCMYYNEISQALRFSKTKFEEWYESTKENEKARMVITHGKLASEHFLYDDRGYGYFINFENARYGSPIHDLLPYLSRAINTRPKRSDTAIDWVYHYFKYFPFKADEKLLFFSYLALPIPIIQVAESYYRKQRPKNELKYVSQLQHRYWHLKNSEYIVMKMTEIENAQKAKEGAQQQS; the protein is encoded by the coding sequence ATGAATGAGTCAAATCGGATACAAATGCTAGCGCCGGTATTACAAAATTATTATATTGAACCTCATTTTGTAGAGGATTATGGCACCGTACAAAAAATTTATTCCAATAAAGGTACGTTTGCCTTAAAGAAAATCAATCCTTCAATCGGGACTGATTTCATTCGCCATGTGCATCTTCTGTATCAAAAAGGGTTTAATCGCATCGTTCCAATTTATCCAACAATGGATGGCAGGTATGCGGTGCTGCACGAAAATGACCTGTACTATCTCATGCCCTGGATGCCAAATGATTTAAAAGATAACCGCGAGCAAACCAATCTGCAATTATTTCGCGAATTAGCGAGACTTCATACCCTTTCGGCAAAAGAAATCACTGTCAACAAAGAAGAACGAACAGAGCATTATGAAAAGACCATTCAAGAGATGGAAAAACAGCAGGAATTCCTAGATGGTTTTATCGATCAGTGCGAAAAAAAGACCTACATGTCTCCGTTCGAATTATTGTATTGCATGTATTATAACGAAATTAGCCAAGCGCTAAGATTTTCAAAAACAAAATTTGAAGAATGGTACGAAAGTACAAAGGAAAACGAAAAGGCTCGCATGGTAATAACCCATGGCAAATTAGCTTCTGAGCATTTTTTATATGATGATCGAGGATACGGCTATTTTATTAATTTTGAAAATGCACGTTATGGTTCACCGATTCATGATTTGCTCCCTTACCTTTCTCGTGCAATAAATACCAGGCCGAAGCGGAGTGATACAGCAATCGACTGGGTATACCATTATTTTAAATACTTCCCGTTTAAAGCAGATGAGAAGTTATTATTTTTCAGCTATTTAGCTCTTCCCATTCCGATCATACAAGTAGCGGAGAGCTATTATCGGAAGCAGCGGCCAAAGAATGAGTTGAAATATGTAAGCCAGCTGCAGCACCGATACTGGCATTTGAAAAATTCTGAGTATATTGTCATGAAAATGACGGAAATCGAAAACGCACAAAAAGCAAAAGAAGGAGCCCAGCAGCAGTCATAA
- a CDS encoding sensor domain-containing diguanylate cyclase, with protein sequence MVKPLTKQAIFLVWFLLVPTGLWFTYHTYPLEINGHWIDLLAFLLLTSVVASMPIVINEMYIFLIQWVALATFLRFGLFVEIIFAQIAVVVLLLKLRILRKGELFRLPLNLIMFFFVSFLSGGLYYLLGGDTGENLQINADFLLLAVLYAVLSYTLNQVILAFNLYVIYKSKDPFFGKELFVETITTLITFPIGFILYILYNNLGLLALLFVGVPFVSLSMIFNLYYSSEKINEYLQKAAEIGHQMAERLYIDDVVNLFIQKLSEMLPVDYAYILEASGDELKLIRRIESGKALPNDQQTMSIHEGISGMVWESRKAFLFKTKKDWIEYSNGYIPKDAESILGVPIIRSKKLIGVLLLASRRKRAYEKSQLMIIDILCSHFAVAIENARHYEQTKRQSERCALTNLYNYRYFENMLTEEFEKLTRFERKILSLIILDIDHFKNVNDTYGHQSGNEILCELANRLSKLVGGRGTVARYGGEEFVVLLPDVSKEDAYQMAELIRQSIANWPFSISQSLDQKQQQVRITASIGVATAPEDAEDALALIRHADRALYVGAKRAGRNRVAEYSSC encoded by the coding sequence ATGGTTAAACCGCTAACAAAACAAGCCATTTTTCTTGTATGGTTTTTATTAGTTCCTACAGGGCTGTGGTTTACCTATCATACGTATCCTCTTGAGATTAATGGGCATTGGATAGATCTATTAGCCTTTTTGTTATTAACCTCCGTGGTTGCTTCCATGCCTATTGTCATTAACGAAATGTATATCTTTTTAATTCAATGGGTGGCGCTGGCTACCTTTTTGCGGTTTGGTTTATTCGTTGAAATTATCTTTGCTCAGATTGCAGTTGTTGTATTATTACTTAAACTAAGGATCCTTCGCAAGGGTGAACTGTTCCGCTTACCGCTAAATTTGATTATGTTTTTTTTCGTTTCTTTTTTAAGTGGCGGTTTATATTATTTACTTGGCGGAGATACAGGAGAAAATCTACAAATTAATGCAGACTTCTTGTTGTTGGCGGTCTTGTATGCGGTACTTAGCTATACCTTAAATCAAGTGATTCTCGCATTTAATTTATATGTGATTTATAAAAGTAAGGATCCTTTTTTTGGGAAAGAACTCTTTGTCGAGACAATTACTACGTTAATTACCTTCCCAATCGGATTCATTTTGTACATTCTTTATAATAATTTAGGCTTATTAGCCCTCCTCTTTGTGGGAGTGCCATTTGTTAGCTTATCTATGATCTTTAATCTCTATTATTCTAGTGAAAAAATAAATGAGTACCTGCAAAAGGCAGCCGAGATTGGTCATCAAATGGCTGAACGCTTGTATATTGATGATGTCGTTAACCTATTTATTCAGAAATTAAGTGAAATGCTTCCGGTGGACTATGCTTATATACTTGAGGCAAGCGGCGATGAACTGAAATTGATTCGCCGGATTGAATCAGGGAAGGCGTTACCAAATGATCAGCAGACTATGAGTATTCATGAAGGAATCAGTGGAATGGTTTGGGAAAGCCGAAAGGCCTTCCTATTCAAAACAAAGAAGGATTGGATTGAGTATTCCAATGGCTACATTCCGAAGGATGCCGAAAGTATTCTGGGTGTACCCATCATTAGAAGTAAAAAGTTAATTGGTGTCTTACTGTTAGCTTCAAGAAGAAAACGGGCCTATGAAAAATCACAGTTAATGATTATCGATATTCTTTGCTCTCATTTTGCTGTGGCAATTGAAAATGCCCGTCATTATGAGCAAACCAAGAGACAGAGCGAACGTTGTGCCTTAACAAATCTATATAATTATCGTTACTTTGAGAATATGCTAACAGAAGAATTTGAAAAACTTACTCGTTTCGAGCGCAAAATACTCTCATTAATTATTCTCGACATTGACCATTTTAAAAACGTGAATGACACGTATGGGCATCAAAGTGGAAATGAAATTTTATGTGAACTAGCAAACAGGCTAAGTAAGCTGGTAGGAGGCCGAGGAACTGTTGCCCGTTATGGCGGCGAGGAATTTGTGGTCCTTTTACCTGATGTTTCAAAAGAAGATGCCTATCAAATGGCTGAACTCATCCGTCAATCCATCGCCAACTGGCCATTCAGCATAAGCCAGTCGCTAGACCAAAAACAGCAGCAGGTCAGAATCACCGCTTCCATAGGTGTGGCAACCGCACCAGAAGATGCCGAAGATGCATTAGCATTAATCCGCCATGCTGACCGGGCACTTTATGTAGGGGCTAAGCGGGCAGGTAGGAACAGGGTTGCGGAGTATTCGTCTTGTTAA
- the hemL gene encoding glutamate-1-semialdehyde 2,1-aminomutase — MRSYTKSIEAFKEAQTLMPGGVNSPVRAFKSVNMDPIFMERGKGSKIYDIDGNEYIDYVLSWGPLILGHTNDRVVEAMKKVAELGTSYGAPTLMENELAKLVIERVPSIEVVRMVSSGTEATMSALRLARGYTGRNKILKFEGCYHGHGDSLLIKAGSGVATLGLPDSPGVPEGVASNTITVAYNDLEGVKYAFEQFGEDIACIIVEPVAGNMGLVPPLPGFLEGLREITSANGTLLIFDEVMTGFRVGYNCAQGYFNVTPDITCLGKVIGGGLPVGAYGGKAEIMQRIAPSGPIYQAGTLSGNPLAMTAGYETLSQLTPAHYEEFIRKGDLLEKGFKAAAAKYDIPITFNRAGSMIGFFFTNEEVINFEKAKTSNLAFFAEYYREMAEQGIFLPPSQFEGLFLSTAHTDEDIEKTIQAVEIAFSKLK, encoded by the coding sequence ATGCGCTCGTATACAAAATCGATTGAAGCATTTAAAGAAGCCCAAACCCTTATGCCTGGCGGCGTAAACAGTCCTGTTCGTGCCTTTAAATCAGTGAATATGGACCCGATTTTTATGGAAAGAGGCAAAGGGTCTAAAATTTATGATATCGATGGCAATGAATACATTGACTATGTACTTTCATGGGGTCCTCTAATCCTTGGACATACCAATGACCGTGTCGTGGAAGCAATGAAAAAAGTAGCGGAGCTTGGTACAAGCTATGGTGCGCCTACATTGATGGAAAATGAGCTGGCAAAGCTTGTTATTGAACGTGTTCCATCAATCGAAGTGGTTCGGATGGTATCATCAGGTACAGAAGCAACGATGAGTGCCCTTCGTTTAGCAAGAGGGTATACAGGACGTAATAAGATTTTGAAATTCGAAGGCTGCTATCATGGCCATGGAGATTCTCTGTTAATTAAAGCTGGTTCAGGTGTGGCTACACTAGGCCTTCCTGACAGCCCGGGCGTTCCTGAAGGAGTAGCATCCAATACGATTACGGTAGCGTACAACGACCTTGAAGGCGTAAAGTATGCGTTTGAACAATTTGGGGAAGATATCGCTTGTATCATTGTTGAGCCAGTTGCTGGGAATATGGGTCTTGTTCCTCCACTTCCAGGATTCTTGGAAGGACTGCGTGAGATTACATCGGCAAATGGCACATTGCTCATTTTTGACGAGGTTATGACTGGCTTCCGCGTGGGCTACAACTGTGCACAAGGGTACTTCAATGTAACGCCTGATATCACCTGTCTTGGAAAAGTAATCGGTGGTGGACTTCCTGTAGGTGCATACGGCGGTAAGGCCGAAATCATGCAGCGAATTGCTCCAAGCGGCCCGATTTACCAAGCCGGAACCTTATCTGGTAACCCGCTTGCTATGACAGCAGGTTATGAAACATTGAGCCAGTTAACGCCAGCACATTACGAGGAGTTTATCCGTAAGGGCGACCTTCTTGAAAAAGGCTTTAAGGCTGCTGCGGCAAAATACGATATTCCTATTACATTTAACCGCGCGGGATCCATGATTGGTTTCTTCTTTACCAATGAAGAGGTTATTAACTTTGAAAAAGCGAAAACATCTAATTTAGCGTTCTTTGCAGAGTACTACCGTGAAATGGCAGAGCAAGGTATTTTCTTACCACCTTCTCAATTCGAAGGATTATTCTTATCGACTGCCCATACGGATGAAGACATTGAAAAAACAATACAAGCAGTGGAAATTGCATTTTCGAAGCTTAAATAA
- a CDS encoding prepilin-type N-terminal cleavage/methylation domain-containing protein, whose translation MVMNEKEKGVTLIEVLISIVILSIIFLSFMRFFPQMGFMNNENADKTQAINTAKEILIEWQESEDLKNFLKNPTGTFLQEYVKTEAGYYYFKTVESNYNVYIKIKISSDLVSTPNKTFLIQVELLNKRNNIISETYGYIIL comes from the coding sequence ATGGTAATGAATGAAAAAGAGAAGGGTGTCACACTAATAGAAGTACTTATATCAATTGTCATTTTATCGATAATATTTTTATCGTTCATGCGTTTCTTCCCACAGATGGGATTTATGAATAATGAGAATGCTGATAAAACTCAAGCAATTAATACTGCAAAAGAGATACTAATTGAATGGCAGGAATCGGAGGATTTAAAAAATTTTCTCAAAAACCCTACTGGCACATTTTTACAAGAATATGTAAAGACGGAAGCGGGCTATTATTATTTTAAAACCGTTGAGAGCAACTATAATGTTTACATCAAGATTAAGATAAGCTCTGATTTAGTATCTACACCAAATAAAACCTTTCTAATTCAAGTCGAACTATTAAATAAACGAAATAATATCATTAGTGAAACATACGGATACATTATTTTATAG
- the spoVID gene encoding stage VI sporulation protein D — translation MKDTKGGVALSQENQSCLRFSLEESLWFRKGQEVEELLSISLDPDITIQENDQYVTIRGSLELTGEYKSYEPSNEGSEEEVTSQKFVERVAEREEGTCEFSHRFPVDITIPNNRIQSIYDIDVLVESFDYSTPERSCLKLSAELTISGLYDAEQQEQVEPEYEVLNRYETEEAEEEAAIEQAAVQSTYENNFLFEAEARKQQEEEEVEVLPKFPTFNYQPSADEQEKFEPAWARNEGGQPVEIEEEEIVVQEQAAPQPEVIFEEEVKHVEESSSSPEEAPKVKKKKAAKKKSMTLTEFFARKDENSAQTSLRVCIVQKGDTVSTLADRYDVTVQNLLRENNLELNQDVYEGQVLYIPSAFAKK, via the coding sequence GTGAAGGATACGAAAGGAGGAGTCGCTTTGTCCCAAGAGAATCAATCGTGCCTACGATTTTCTTTGGAGGAATCTTTGTGGTTTAGAAAAGGACAGGAAGTCGAGGAACTTCTATCGATTTCTCTAGACCCGGATATTACCATCCAGGAAAACGATCAGTACGTAACCATACGTGGTTCGTTGGAGCTTACCGGCGAATATAAAAGTTACGAACCTAGCAATGAGGGTAGCGAAGAGGAAGTAACATCTCAAAAGTTTGTAGAAAGGGTGGCAGAACGCGAGGAAGGCACCTGTGAATTTTCACATCGCTTCCCAGTCGATATCACTATCCCGAACAATCGGATTCAAAGCATCTATGATATTGATGTTCTCGTTGAATCATTCGATTATTCTACACCAGAGCGTAGCTGCCTTAAACTATCTGCAGAACTGACCATCAGTGGTTTATATGATGCAGAGCAGCAGGAACAAGTAGAACCTGAATATGAGGTACTTAACCGTTACGAAACGGAAGAGGCTGAGGAAGAAGCAGCCATTGAACAAGCAGCAGTTCAAAGCACATACGAAAACAACTTCTTATTTGAAGCAGAGGCAAGAAAACAACAGGAAGAGGAAGAAGTAGAAGTATTACCGAAGTTCCCAACCTTTAACTATCAGCCTTCAGCAGATGAACAAGAAAAATTTGAGCCTGCATGGGCCAGAAATGAAGGCGGCCAGCCAGTTGAGATCGAAGAAGAGGAAATCGTTGTTCAAGAACAAGCAGCACCACAACCAGAGGTTATTTTTGAAGAGGAAGTAAAGCATGTAGAAGAAAGCTCATCATCCCCTGAGGAAGCACCGAAGGTCAAGAAGAAGAAGGCAGCCAAGAAGAAGAGTATGACACTTACCGAATTTTTTGCAAGGAAAGATGAAAACTCCGCCCAAACCAGTTTACGGGTTTGCATAGTACAGAAGGGGGATACAGTAAGTACCCTCGCAGACCGTTATGATGTTACGGTTCAAAATCTGTTGCGCGAAAATAATCTGGAACTCAATCAAGATGTGTATGAGGGGCAAGTATTATATATCCCTAGTGCTTTTGCAAAAAAATAA